The following coding sequences lie in one Anaerolineae bacterium genomic window:
- a CDS encoding DUF2804 domain-containing protein, protein MNPSHQRELSHPGPLLDAHGNLTQVGWARQPILDANLENVRFYPAVLRPLQRFRVKCWDYYGITTPTHFFSATLAHLGYAGQAFVYIIDFERRTCHEQTLTIPFGRGIHLAPKSTEGESFFDNGRVALRFQAKPDSRHLSVEWPAFAGAHLNADITLQMLEGHESTVIVIPIGRKRFYYNRKVNCMPAAGRIQWGETRLDLDPQHCLGNLDWGRGVWEYRSFWVWASASGFLPDGRTLGLNLGFGFGDTSAATENTLLLQGRIHKLGQVDFEYDSRNFMRPWRMTSPDGRLSLEFTPFMERVARTNLLLIASEVHQMFGHYEGQVVTDEGETVSVRGLIGWVEEHHARW, encoded by the coding sequence GGCTCGTCAGCCCATCCTGGATGCCAACCTGGAAAATGTGCGTTTCTATCCCGCGGTTCTGCGGCCTTTACAGCGCTTCCGCGTGAAATGTTGGGATTACTACGGCATCACCACACCCACCCACTTTTTCTCCGCCACGTTGGCACACCTGGGATACGCCGGCCAGGCCTTCGTGTATATTATTGACTTCGAACGACGCACCTGCCATGAACAGACGCTGACCATCCCGTTCGGCCGGGGTATTCACCTTGCTCCCAAGAGCACGGAAGGGGAAAGCTTCTTCGACAACGGCCGGGTAGCACTGCGCTTCCAGGCGAAACCGGATTCCCGCCATCTGTCCGTGGAGTGGCCGGCGTTCGCCGGCGCCCACCTGAATGCCGACATCACCCTGCAGATGCTGGAGGGGCACGAATCTACCGTCATCGTTATTCCCATCGGGCGCAAGCGTTTCTATTACAACCGCAAGGTGAACTGCATGCCGGCCGCCGGCCGCATCCAGTGGGGCGAAACCCGTCTCGATCTCGACCCACAGCACTGCCTGGGCAACCTGGACTGGGGGCGCGGGGTCTGGGAGTACCGCTCCTTCTGGGTCTGGGCCAGCGCCTCCGGCTTCCTTCCCGACGGCCGCACCCTCGGGTTGAACCTGGGATTTGGCTTCGGCGACACCTCCGCCGCCACGGAAAACACCCTCCTATTGCAGGGCCGCATCCATAAGCTGGGGCAGGTGGATTTCGAATATGACAGCCGCAATTTCATGCGTCCCTGGCGTATGACCTCGCCCGACGGCCGGCTGTCCCTGGAATTTACCCCGTTCATGGAGCGCGTGGCGCGCACGAACCTGCTTCTCATCGCTTCGGAAGTGCACCAGATGTTCGGCCACTATGAGGGCCAGGTCGTGACCGATGAAGGGGAGACCGTGTCCGTGCGGGGCCTTATCGGGTGGGTGGAGGAGCACCACGCTCGCTGGTAA